The following are encoded in a window of Sphingobium sp. AP49 genomic DNA:
- a CDS encoding PhoH family protein has product MGKKPHHPRTDIAERARLEVTFEKPHLLGALFGQYDQNLVAIENRLGVYIAARGNKLQIEGEAEAAARARDVMTGLYNRIVAGQEIDSGAVEAVIAMSAEPTLDGIIRHDVAEPPKVMIRTRKKTIVPRSATQVTYMEALTRNDIIFALGPAGTGKTYLAVAQAVSQLITGSVDRLILSRPAVEAGEKLGFLPGDMKEKVDPYLRPIYDALHDTLPAEQVERRIASGEIEIAPLAFMRGRTLANAFIVLDEAQNTTIAQMKMFLTRFGEGSRMVICGDPKQVDLPQPGISGLADAVARLDGVEGIAMVPFGIGDVVRHPVVGRIVQAYEGPDA; this is encoded by the coding sequence ATGGGCAAGAAACCACACCATCCCCGCACCGACATCGCCGAGCGCGCGCGCCTGGAAGTCACGTTCGAGAAGCCGCACCTCCTGGGCGCCCTGTTCGGCCAATATGACCAGAATCTGGTCGCGATCGAAAATCGCCTCGGCGTCTATATCGCCGCGCGCGGCAACAAGCTGCAGATCGAGGGCGAGGCCGAAGCCGCCGCCCGCGCCCGGGACGTGATGACTGGCCTCTACAACCGCATCGTCGCCGGGCAGGAAATTGACAGCGGCGCGGTGGAAGCGGTGATCGCCATGTCGGCCGAACCGACGCTGGACGGCATCATCCGTCATGACGTCGCCGAGCCGCCCAAGGTGATGATCCGCACCCGCAAGAAGACGATCGTCCCCCGATCTGCCACCCAGGTCACCTATATGGAGGCGCTGACCCGGAACGACATCATCTTCGCGCTCGGCCCGGCCGGCACTGGCAAGACCTATCTGGCCGTCGCCCAGGCAGTCAGCCAGCTCATCACCGGCAGCGTCGACCGCCTGATCCTCTCCCGCCCGGCCGTCGAGGCTGGCGAGAAGCTCGGCTTCCTGCCCGGCGACATGAAGGAAAAGGTCGATCCCTATCTCCGCCCGATCTACGACGCGCTGCATGACACGCTGCCGGCCGAACAGGTCGAGCGGCGGATCGCCAGCGGCGAGATCGAGATCGCCCCGCTCGCCTTCATGCGCGGCCGTACGCTGGCCAATGCCTTCATCGTGCTGGACGAGGCGCAGAACACCACCATCGCCCAGATGAAGATGTTCCTGACCCGCTTCGGCGAAGGCAGCCGCATGGTCATCTGCGGCGATCCCAAGCAGGTCGACCTGCCGCAGCCGGGAATTTCGGGCCTGGCCGACGCGGTCGCGCGGCTGGACGGGGTCGAGGGTATCGCCATGGTCCCCTTCGGCATCGGCGACGTCGTCCGCCATCCGGTGGTCGGCCGCATCGTCCAGGCCTATGAGGGGCCGGATGCGTAA
- the miaB gene encoding tRNA (N6-isopentenyl adenosine(37)-C2)-methylthiotransferase MiaB, translating to MNRNDAPEHTAGQGPATFQVKSFGCQMNVYDGERMAEMLGERGMTAAADGAEADLVILNTCHIREKAVDKVYSDIGRLTREDGTRPMIAVAGCVAQAEGGEIQRRARNVDIVVGPQAYHRLPDLIGKAQRGEEAVDTDMPANSKFAALPGRTKQARPTAFLTIMEGCDKFCTYCVVPYTRGAEISRSWTAILDEAKALVDGGVREITLLGQNVNAWTGEDDRGRLQGMDGLARELARLGGLERIRYTTSHPNDMSDGLIAAHGDEPKLMPFLHLPVQSGNDRILKAMNRSHSVDSYLRIIDRVRAVRPDIALSGDFIVGFPGETDAEFEDTLKIVEQVRYAQCYSFKYSPRPGTPAADMDHQITAAVMDERLARLQAAINRHQVDFNSATVGRTTSILLERKGRYPGQLIGKTPWLQSVHVTAPEYAIGDMVDVDIISAGPNSLAGEISRRKAA from the coding sequence ATGAATCGTAACGATGCCCCCGAACATACCGCTGGCCAGGGTCCGGCCACTTTCCAGGTCAAATCCTTCGGCTGCCAGATGAACGTCTATGATGGCGAGCGCATGGCCGAAATGCTGGGCGAGCGCGGCATGACCGCCGCTGCCGATGGCGCCGAGGCCGACCTCGTCATTCTCAACACCTGCCACATCCGCGAAAAGGCGGTGGACAAGGTTTATTCCGACATTGGCCGCCTGACCCGCGAGGATGGTACCCGCCCGATGATCGCGGTCGCCGGCTGCGTTGCCCAGGCCGAGGGCGGCGAGATCCAGCGGCGCGCCCGCAATGTCGACATCGTCGTCGGCCCGCAGGCCTATCACCGCCTGCCCGACCTGATCGGCAAGGCGCAGCGCGGCGAGGAGGCGGTCGACACCGACATGCCGGCCAATTCCAAATTCGCCGCCCTGCCCGGCCGCACCAAGCAGGCCCGGCCGACCGCCTTCCTGACGATCATGGAAGGCTGCGACAAATTCTGCACCTATTGCGTCGTGCCCTATACCCGCGGCGCGGAGATCAGCCGCAGTTGGACCGCGATCCTCGACGAGGCGAAGGCGCTGGTCGATGGCGGCGTGCGCGAAATCACCCTGCTCGGCCAGAACGTCAATGCCTGGACCGGCGAGGACGATCGGGGCCGGTTGCAGGGCATGGATGGTCTTGCCCGCGAACTGGCCCGGCTCGGCGGACTGGAGCGCATCCGCTACACTACCAGCCATCCCAACGACATGAGCGACGGCCTGATCGCCGCTCATGGCGACGAGCCCAAGCTGATGCCCTTCCTGCATCTGCCGGTGCAGTCGGGCAATGACCGTATCCTCAAGGCCATGAACCGCAGCCACAGCGTCGACAGCTATCTGCGCATCATCGATCGCGTGCGCGCGGTGCGGCCGGACATCGCCCTGTCAGGCGACTTCATCGTAGGTTTCCCCGGTGAGACCGACGCGGAGTTCGAGGATACTCTGAAGATCGTCGAGCAAGTGCGCTACGCCCAATGCTATTCCTTCAAATACAGCCCCCGCCCCGGCACCCCGGCGGCGGACATGGATCATCAGATCACGGCTGCGGTGATGGACGAACGGCTGGCCCGGCTGCAGGCCGCGATCAACCGCCATCAGGTCGATTTCAACAGCGCCACGGTGGGCCGCACCACCAGCATCCTGCTCGAACGCAAGGGCCGCTATCCCGGCCAGCTGATCGGCAAGACGCCCTGGCTGCAATCCGTCCATGTCACCGCGCCCGAATATGCCATTGGCGACATGGTCGATGTCGATATCATCAGCGCTGGCCCCAATAGCCTGGCCGGCGAAATCAGCAGGAGGAAAGCCGCTTGA
- a CDS encoding lysophospholipid acyltransferase family protein — protein MWRLARRRSPWPRRFLGMAARCVGARVRLEGQPASSDMFLIANHVSWVDILALADATGAAFVAHDGIASWPVIGWLAAQNNTLFVSREKRGSLSGQLDALRAALAGHQPVALFPEGTTSDGSGLLPFKPSLLAVLMPPPRAVMIQPVHIDYGAATAEIAWHGDEPAGANAKRLLARKGILPVTIRFLEPFDPASCADRKILAATAHQRIAASIAAHLPPSSSRQAPV, from the coding sequence ATGTGGCGGCTCGCCCGCCGTCGTTCCCCATGGCCGCGCCGCTTCCTTGGCATGGCGGCACGCTGTGTCGGCGCTCGCGTTCGACTGGAAGGACAGCCGGCCTCCAGCGACATGTTCCTGATTGCCAATCATGTCAGCTGGGTCGACATATTGGCCCTGGCCGACGCCACCGGCGCCGCCTTCGTCGCCCATGACGGCATAGCCAGCTGGCCGGTGATCGGCTGGCTCGCCGCCCAGAACAACACATTGTTCGTCTCGCGTGAGAAACGCGGCAGCCTGTCGGGCCAGCTCGATGCGCTGCGCGCCGCGCTTGCCGGCCATCAGCCCGTCGCCCTCTTCCCCGAAGGCACGACCAGCGACGGCAGCGGCCTGTTGCCCTTCAAGCCCTCGCTGCTCGCCGTGCTGATGCCGCCGCCCCGCGCCGTGATGATCCAGCCGGTCCATATCGATTATGGCGCCGCCACGGCGGAGATTGCATGGCATGGCGATGAACCGGCTGGCGCCAACGCGAAACGGCTGCTGGCGCGCAAGGGCATCCTGCCCGTCACCATCCGGTTCCTGGAGCCGTTCGATCCCGCCAGCTGCGCCGATCGCAAGATATTGGCGGCCACTGCGCACCAGCGGATCGCCGCCAGCATCGCCGCGCACCTGCCGCCTTCCTCTTCGCGCCAAGCCCCTGTATAG
- a CDS encoding Fur family transcriptional regulator — MNRKIDVEALCHEKGLRITEQRRVIAQVLSDATDHPDVEELHKRASTIDPGISIATVYRTVRLFEEAGILERHDFGDGRARYEAAPESHHDHLIDVETGNVIEFVDPELEQLQKQIAEKLGFRLVDHRMELYGVALDRKN, encoded by the coding sequence ATGAACCGCAAGATCGACGTCGAAGCCCTCTGCCACGAAAAGGGCCTGCGCATCACCGAACAGCGTCGCGTCATCGCGCAAGTGCTGAGCGATGCCACGGATCATCCCGACGTGGAGGAACTGCACAAGCGCGCATCCACCATCGATCCGGGCATTTCGATCGCGACGGTCTATCGCACCGTTCGCCTGTTCGAGGAGGCCGGCATTCTCGAACGGCATGACTTTGGTGATGGTCGCGCCCGCTATGAAGCAGCCCCCGAATCCCACCATGATCATCTGATCGATGTGGAGACGGGCAATGTCATCGAGTTCGTCGATCCTGAGCTCGAACAATTGCAGAAGCAGATCGCCGAGAAGCTGGGCTTCCGCCTGGTCGACCACCGCATGGAGTTGTACGGCGTCGCCCTCGACCGCAAGAACTGA
- a CDS encoding MucR family transcriptional regulator has translation MEIESAQSELLITLTSDIVAAHVSNNSVAVSDVATLIQNVHAALSGLSTPAVVPEVKPEPAVSVRASIKPDFIICLEDGKKLKMLKRHLMTHYQMTPDDYRAKWGLPADYPMVAPNYAEQRRTLAKKIGLGTKRRRTRGSK, from the coding sequence ATGGAAATCGAATCGGCGCAGAGCGAATTGCTCATCACTTTGACCTCCGACATCGTCGCAGCACATGTATCGAACAACAGCGTTGCTGTGTCGGACGTGGCGACATTGATCCAGAATGTGCATGCCGCACTGTCGGGCCTCTCGACTCCGGCAGTCGTGCCCGAAGTGAAGCCGGAACCCGCCGTGTCGGTCCGCGCGTCGATCAAGCCCGACTTCATCATCTGCCTGGAAGACGGCAAGAAGCTGAAGATGCTCAAGCGCCATCTGATGACCCATTATCAGATGACCCCCGACGACTATCGCGCCAAGTGGGGCCTGCCGGCCGACTATCCGATGGTTGCCCCCAATTACGCGGAACAGCGCCGCACGCTGGCAAAGAAGATCGGCCTTGGCACCAAGCGCCGCCGGACCCGTGGCAGCAAATAA
- a CDS encoding GNAT family N-acetyltransferase, giving the protein MTPGLILDSYDDGDRNALADTMTVMVRAFDPVFGEAWTLPQLAGVMTMPGTWLTLARVDAAPLGFALIRSVLDECELLLLAVDPLWRGRGIGRSLLVDSLNTARRRGITSMNLEVRATNNAIKLYENIGFEYVHRRPGYYRGNDGKLHDALSFRIDMLI; this is encoded by the coding sequence ATGACCCCTGGCCTGATTCTCGATTCTTACGACGATGGCGATCGCAACGCGCTCGCGGACACGATGACGGTCATGGTCCGCGCCTTCGATCCGGTTTTCGGCGAGGCCTGGACGTTGCCGCAGCTTGCCGGCGTCATGACGATGCCCGGCACATGGCTCACACTTGCCCGAGTCGACGCCGCGCCCCTGGGATTCGCGCTGATCCGGTCGGTACTCGACGAATGCGAATTGCTGCTGCTCGCGGTCGACCCATTATGGCGTGGCCGTGGCATTGGGCGATCTTTGCTGGTGGACAGCCTCAACACGGCCCGTCGTCGGGGCATCACATCGATGAACCTGGAAGTCCGCGCTACTAACAACGCGATAAAGCTCTATGAGAATATAGGTTTCGAATATGTACATCGACGCCCCGGATACTATCGGGGCAATGATGGTAAACTTCATGATGCCCTGAGTTTCCGCATCGACATGCTTATCTAG
- the tsaB gene encoding tRNA (adenosine(37)-N6)-threonylcarbamoyltransferase complex dimerization subunit type 1 TsaB: protein MRLLVIDTATQALSVALLENGRPIGHFHEIVGRGHAEALLPAIAGLPDGGRADAIAVDIGPGSFTGVRIGIAAARALALAWSIPLHGYSALSLIAAMAVRDHDGGPIAVTITGGHGELFWQSFGPDGRVATSDPASTPITALAQRLDMARLYGPGAEALVTARGTGMAIPLYPDASAYGLIADLPPLAPTPLYGRDADAKPMTERTPS from the coding sequence TTGCGCCTATTGGTCATCGACACCGCCACGCAGGCGCTGTCCGTCGCGCTGCTGGAAAACGGTCGGCCGATCGGCCATTTTCATGAAATCGTCGGTCGCGGCCATGCAGAGGCGCTGCTGCCCGCGATTGCCGGCCTGCCCGACGGCGGGCGCGCCGATGCCATCGCCGTCGATATCGGCCCAGGCAGCTTCACCGGTGTGCGCATCGGCATCGCTGCCGCCCGCGCGCTCGCGCTCGCCTGGTCGATCCCGCTACATGGCTATAGCGCTCTGTCGCTGATCGCGGCCATGGCTGTCCGCGACCATGACGGCGGACCGATCGCCGTCACCATCACCGGCGGGCATGGCGAGTTGTTCTGGCAAAGCTTCGGCCCCGACGGCCGTGTCGCGACGAGCGATCCCGCCTCCACCCCCATCACCGCCCTGGCCCAAAGGCTCGACATGGCCCGGCTGTATGGCCCCGGCGCCGAAGCGCTGGTGACGGCGCGCGGCACGGGCATGGCCATCCCCCTCTACCCCGACGCATCGGCCTATGGCCTGATCGCCGACCTGCCGCCGCTCGCCCCCACGCCCCTTTATGGCCGCGATGCGGACGCCAAGCCAATGACGGAGCGCACGCCTTCATGA
- a CDS encoding NifU family protein has protein sequence MLIETELTPNPATVKFLPGQAVMGATGTRDFATPEEAEASPLADALFGLGDVTGVFFGGDFISVTIAPGAEWRDVKPEILSILLDHFSANMPLFAPGSAAGISVPAEEEGFADDPEDAEIVDQIKDLIETRVRPAVANDGGDIIYRGFDKGTVFLRMQGACAGCPSSSATLKNGIEQLLKHYVPEVTEVRAV, from the coding sequence ATGTTGATCGAGACCGAACTCACGCCCAATCCGGCGACCGTCAAATTCCTGCCCGGCCAGGCCGTCATGGGCGCCACGGGTACGCGCGACTTCGCTACGCCCGAGGAAGCCGAAGCCTCGCCGCTGGCCGACGCGCTGTTCGGCCTGGGCGACGTCACCGGCGTCTTTTTCGGCGGCGATTTCATTTCGGTGACGATTGCGCCGGGCGCCGAATGGCGGGATGTGAAGCCCGAAATTCTCTCGATCCTGCTCGACCATTTCTCCGCCAACATGCCGCTTTTTGCCCCCGGCAGCGCCGCCGGCATCAGCGTTCCGGCCGAAGAGGAAGGTTTTGCTGACGATCCGGAAGATGCCGAGATCGTCGATCAGATCAAGGATCTGATCGAAACCCGCGTGCGTCCCGCCGTCGCCAATGATGGCGGCGACATCATTTATCGCGGCTTCGACAAGGGCACCGTATTCCTGCGCATGCAGGGGGCCTGTGCCGGCTGCCCCTCCTCCAGTGCGACGCTGAAGAACGGCATCGAGCAGTTGCTCAAACATTATGTGCCCGAAGTGACCGAGGTGCGTGCGGTCTGA